In the Spirochaetia bacterium 38H-sp genome, CTTTTTATTTTTAGTGATAGCTGGAAAAATGATAATGATAAGTCTAAAGTTTTGGAAGTTAGAGAATATTTAAAAACAATCTATGGATTTAAAAAGGTTACCATCATTGAGCGAGATAAAAACTGGGGACTTGCAAATAATATAATTGATGGAGTTACTAAAATAGTCAATGAATATGGAAAAATAATTGTACTTGAAGATGATATAGTTGCTAGTCCGTATTTTCTGAGATTTATGAATGCTGCTCTTGATAGTTATGAAAAAGAAAAAAAAATCTGGCATATTAGTGGATGGACATATCCAATTGATCCTGATGGTCTTGGTGATGTTTTTTTATGGAGAGTTATGAATTGTTGGGGCTGGGCAACATGGGCTGATAGATGGAATTTTTTTGAGAAAAAACCTCATGAACTTATAGCAAAATTTTCTAAAAGAGATATTTATAGATTTAATCTCGATGGAACTGAGGATTTTTGGGCTCAG is a window encoding:
- a CDS encoding glycosyltransferase, which translates into the protein MNLAPIVLFVYNRPWHTKQTVEALQKNELASDSELFIFSDSWKNDNDKSKVLEVREYLKTIYGFKKVTIIERDKNWGLANNIIDGVTKIVNEYGKIIVLEDDIVASPYFLRFMNAALDSYEKEKKIWHISGWTYPIDPDGLGDVFLWRVMNCWGWATWADRWNFFEKKPHELIAKFSKRDIYRFNLDGTEDFWAQVKDNLCEKIDTWAIFWYATIFINNGLCLNPTVSLVSNVGLDGSGVNCCSTDEFNMESFPREKPVYIDLNMERIEENTEALRRIKRFIRKRNSFLSRISKKINKYLKPI